The DNA region TTACATTTTCTCCCAATTTTCTAACGTCCGTCCATTCATTCCAAAATGAATCGTTTTGCTGAGGCCGTGAAAAATGAATGTACTATGCTATGTTCACCCCTCTTTCCATGTTCTAATACATAGGAAGATCTCAAGCGGCTGAATTGGTTGTTTCCGGGAAGATTAAGAGCATGTACCATGTTCAAACTCCAAAATGTTTGATTACTTGAAAACATTGTTGACTTAGATTTTTGGCAATCTTTATGGTCCTGTAATATAGTTTGATTTCTCATCTTCTATTGAGATATCCAATATTGACTTCAAATGTTTCAGAAAGCTATGTGTCTTGAGTGTTTTGAGAGTTAGCTATGTGTCATGTCTTTGAGGTCATGCAAAATGGATGCCGTGCTAAGCTTCCATATTAATTGTCTTCATCGGTCGGTGCCTAGATATGTGCGTAATTGAGTGTAAGATTGAGAATTTGACATTACTTGGGGGTCTTAAAATACATTGGTAGAACTGTAGAGGTTAGGAAGACATGAAAAAGAAGTTAAGCCCACAATAATTAATCCACCTTTTCTTAAAATTTCAATGCACAATCTCTTCTCCATTAATATTGGTTACACCAAGTACACTTTACACCCACTTCTCATGTTTGGTAAGCATCAATTTCATTAGTGACGGAATTAAAATTTCTCGTCAAGGGGCCAAAACATAAATAATGGGTCGTCGAGACTAtatttgatgagaaaatataacAGAGGGATTTAAGACACCTTTTCAATTAACCCAGAACGTTACATTTTCTCCCAATTTTCTAACGTCCGTCCATTCATTCCAAAATGAATCGTTTTGCTGAGGCTGTGAAAAATGAATGTACTATGCTATGTTCACCCCTCTTTCCATGTTCTAATACATGGGAAGATCTCAAGTGGCTGAATTGGTTGTTTCCAGGAAGATTAAGAGCATGTACCATGTTCAAACTCCAAAATGTTTGATTACTTGAAAACCTTGTTGACTTAGATTTTTGGCAATCTTTTTGGTCCTGTAATTAATATAGTTTGATTTCTCATCTATTGAGATATCCAATATTGACTTCAAATGTTTCAGAAAGCTGTGTCTTGAGTGTGTTGAGAGTTAGCTATGTGCCATGTCTCTGAAAACATGCAAAATGGATGCCGTGCTAAGCTTCCATATTAATTGTTTCCATCCATCGGTGCCTAGATACGTGCGTAATTGAGCATAAGATTGAGAATTTGACATTACTTGGGGGTCTTAAAATACATTGGTAGAACCGTAGAAGTTAGGAAGACATGAACAAGAAGTTAAGCCCACAATAATTAATCCACCTTGTCTTAATTTTTCAATGCACAATCTCTTCTCCATTATTGGTTACATTAAATACGCTTTACACCCATTTCTCATGTTTGGTAACCATCAATTTGATTAGGGATAGAATTAAAATTTCTCGTCAAGGGACCAAAACATTAATAATGGGTTGTCGAGACTAtgtttgatgagaaaatataacAGAGAGATTTAAGATATCTTTTCGATTGACCCACGgagttgaaattgaaaaaaaaataaaataaaaaataaaaaaattgaagatgtttttagttttcacgCGTTGACtcataaatttattatatatttaccctaaaaacattaacaaaatacacaaaatactcataaatcattcaaaataatttttatttttaagtcacACCATAACACTTTTACAACTAAAAAAACACCCCTCAAAACAAAGAAATCTAGTGTCTTTCcatgtcttttctttttgggaagtTTTATTCGAAAAAGGCTCTGTTGATATTCTCACCGCCCATTACAAAGCAAGAAAGTAGTGGGCATGCCAATGCCATCCACCATGTCCGAAGCTTTTTGTTAATAATGTCAAAAGTTCTCTGATtctattttaaaagaaatgaaaaggcTTTTCCCTCCCCCCCTCTGTCAATGAATTATGAAGGTGTCAGACATCTTTTACTAGGAAGATAATTAAGAATTTCTGTCATATTCTCTGCCTTCGATTTGTCATATTCACCAAAAGTTCTTTGGTGTATCTGGGTAAAGTTAATGCACTCATTTACAATCTTCAAGCTTCACCTCATGGGGTAAGTTTTGAATCTTTTGATAGCCAAAGTTGAGGTAATGGCACATGCATATAACAGGACTCATGTCAATCATGTGTTAAAAATCTCATAATAATTAAAGATGGTGCACAAAACTGGTTGAAATTGAGGGGAACCATGTGTTATAAATCTCGTGAATTAAAGTGTGATTCAAATGTTACGTATGGTTTAATTAGACACAGATTAAGGCGTTTAGTGATTTATTCAAAATAAGTAATTATTTGTAGAATTATAAttggagttgattttttttccctttttgatgTGAAGAATAAAAGAGGTAAAATTTTGATTGAGCGTGCCTAGCTTGGCTTATAAAtaaatggacagaaatttcctctaaaccagtttgaaggaaatatcctccTATTCATTTAAAGTAGTGTTAAGtatctataaaaatttaaaatgtacattaaattcttaaggtcattaTAGCACtttactaacttaaactaacgttttaaatatttatagacacatggcactattttaaatgggttggaggatatttcttccagactggtttggaagaaatttctaaATAAATAGCACGTGTATTTCAGCAATAAGTTAGGGTTTATTGCTGATATTTCTTCCAGACTGCTTTCCTAAATTTCTTCAGATTTATGTTGCTTAcctttttgatttgtttgaacAAATATGGTCGAATATATGTCAAAATATTtctgttgcatttttttttttattatatttcaagttttgcaattttattgCCAAGATTCTTAGAATAGTTTTAGTTAAGTATAGTATCAAGAAGACTAGATCTTCTAATTTTCAAGTGGTGGCTCAGaaaagagttttaaaaaaaaaaaaacgaaatagATCTCAAGTGGCTGTATCCACAACCACAAGATTTCTAGCCTTTGCCCAAACAGTAATCTAAGCACCAAAAAGATGTTAATATACCCATCTTGATGTATATATTCTACTTACAACTTGTCTCCTCGAAAGAATGACCTTTTTAGTATGGGATCCCGTGCGATAGAGCTATCTTGTTATTTTTACGAAGCACCTGCTTGTATGCCCGGACAAGCTTATTGCACAAAATCTAAATCTATTCTTTCCACCTTAACATATTCTTTATGTAAAAGGAGTGACAAGACACACCCAAAACTTCGAAAAGAGCCTTAACACAATTAGGTTTCGAGTACCTCATTAAAGCAGTAACATCATACCAAATATTAGCTTAGAGAAAGGTATGCTTTATCATCAAAATACAACTATTTGAAAGTTCATCATAACATAACAATCATTTTCTCCATTgtggagaaaagaagaggatCTAGATCTCATAATTTTGGAAATAAAAGATACAAATTGAAGTCTCCCTAGCTTATAACAGACATCAATGGACCAATTCTGAACTAGAAATATGGTTATCAAACAACTGCCAAAACTTCATCCCCAAGAATCAGTCAGGCTTGCTGAGGGAAGATTTATACAACTCAGGGTCAGTCTGGTAATAGACTATGTCTCCATTGTCATTGACATAGTGGTCTTCTGCAATGCTTCTTACTAGATTCTTGATCAAGTGAATTGGAAAAGGCCCAGATCTCTTTGGCTCACGATAGTACTTTCCAAGCACTGGTTTAGCTGCCTTAGTCTGCATAAGAAGCATTAAAACTTTAAGAATCAACTCTTTTACTAAAATGCAACAATAATTTGCTGAGGTGATAGAGAAAAAAGCTAAGCACCGCTTCCACTAGATGATAGTGTGGGATTTGAGGGAAGAGATGATGAATAACATGGGTGCCAATATCATGGTGGATGTTATTGAACATTCCATAATCACGATCAACTGTTGTCAGCCCTCCTCTTAGATAGCTCCATTCCTGTCAAGATACAAACATGAAAGATAATgaagccttttcttttttagataaCTGGAGTATTTGGGGTTTCGcggaattgtttgcactcaatGGGATTGAACCTTAGATCTAATGTTTCATGAGGGGTTAATAGTAATTAGTTGGGAGATGAACAAAGACATTTTTGAGTACCTTGCCGCGGTACCAAGGAAGCTTCTGCTCATAACCATGGTGATGTAAATAAGTCACAAGGTCCAGCCACATTACAAAAATCTGTGAACAATTGAGTGTTCAATAAGTACATTACAATTAGAGAAATGTAAAGAATTCTATGAAGTTATCAGCAGGCAAAAGAAATTTTACCCACCAAGTGAGGAATACCGTAAAGCTTTAGCATTTGAATGGGGCCTATTGCATAGGATAGAGAGATAAGTAGAGCAGCCATTACAGACCAGCACAAGGTTGAAGTTATCACATCTTTCCTTTCATTGGGGGTGAACAGTTTGCTGTATGGGTTGAAGTGGGAGCCTTGCTTTCCTGGACTTCGACTCCACTGAGATTTCATCCAGCAGGAAAAAAATTAGACCATGACAAGCACACGAGATTTGAAATTACAGAGACAAGCTTTCTCACCAAGTAGAAAGGATATGCAAACAGGGGAAAAGGCACTGTGAATCTCAGCAATCGGGTGCTGTAACTCAAACTCTTGTATAACTTCTCAGTCAACTGGGAAAGATGAAAAAAGAATTACTACaaattgaagataaaaaaaaccTCAGccccatatattaattatatgcatttttttctaaaattattataatagaAGAGAGATAATACCGGAACCCATGACTCGTCATTCTCGACATTCCCATGGTTCTGGTGATGAGTTCTGTGGCTAATTCTCCTGTAGGATTCAGAGATTAgcatacatttttttcattGGTTGAAAAAGTTGATTGAGAAATGAAAGTTGTCACGAAAACCCACCATCCATGGTAGGGTACAAGAATTGCAGAATGCAAGATATGGCCCACCACATTATTTAGCTCTGGGTTATCGGAAAAGCTTCCATGGCCACTGTTGAATCGAAACAGAAGACATTGTAAAACAGAGtatatgaatgaatgaatgaatgcaTTAATGGTAAACAAGAAAGTTAGAGAATGGAAGGCAAAGAATGCAGAAAAGTAAGCGATTACCAATCATGTCCAAGAACAAAAATAGCCCAGAACATTGTTCCCTGAGCAGCCCAATAGAGCGGAAAAAGGGTCCAAGAATCGAAGTAGATTGCAGCAGCAACCAATGCAACAACCACAAAGATATCCCTGAGAGCATAACTGAGAGACATCCAGGGATTCTTGACCCAGCAATGCTTGGGAATGGCAGCTCGGATCTCAGCAATCTTAAATGGAGGCGGCGCACTTGGGTCGAAATCATCTTTTCCAGGAATCCCATGAAAGCCATTACCAAACCCTCCTGCATTCTCCATCTCTTCAAGCACTGGTTCTTTCATTGGAGACCTAATCGAGAATGTGGACAGGCAGGGGGTtggttgtaacttgtaagaTGAAAGGTCTACACAAGGCAaggcctttatatatataagatgaaaGATATGAAATGAATGGAGGGAGGGATAGATGCGCACGTGAGAGTGGAAACACACAGGAGATTGAGAGAATCTGTCTCTGGATGCGCCCTACTTGCCGTGTTACACAACAGAAACGGTTACACAAACACATGTATGTAGGATTTGCACATGGTCCAAGGGGGTTACCAAGATTACACAATATGCCGACTTTTTTAAGGAGTGGCCTCCAAAGTTGCAGGCCTTCCGGTCCCCCACAGACACCATCATTATACAACTTATGCTAATTTCCGTAGCTGCTTCAAATTGCCAACCTGCTGGACTGcccttaaaatattattattattattattattattattattttagggaTCATGGCCGAAACTAGGCCATGTACAAGGAAATTGTGAATTGATTATAGTACGTGGGCATGATGGTCGAAAACTtgaaggctttttttttttttttttttagggtgttagaatatattcagaatatcTTCCGAATATATTATGAGCTTTGATATTATTGGATTTATATTCTTAGTATAGGTTGATTTATAATGTTTCCTTTTAaaagttgacttttttttttttcttttttttttttctttttttgaaaaagtattcCGATGTGTGTATGCGTGTAAAATAATTCTAGAAATTACTCTTATGTCactttaagaatgatgtgactttttaaaatcacattttaatcaaaatttagaGGCTTTTAGTATTACTagtctgtttttttgtttttttgtttttttaatttttaattttaaaaagagaaaatgaaagaaaaagggaagtgTGTTTCAAACAAAGccaattaaaataaagggtGTTTATAAATATGAGCAGTGATTTACATAAAACTAgtgtgcatgaacagtcatgcaagtgttataatatatatatatatatatatatatatactgtttaaataattatttaattatattttataattaaataacataGGTGTGCATGAttgttcatgcacgccagtgttatatatataactagcgtataaatatatgagaaaatatactttagccCATCGAATTATCACTCattttgaaaaggttttagtttttttaattttttttttgggacatcGGACACATGGCATATTTTGATTGGTTTGACGTATCGAACtaacattttataattaaataacacaGGCGTGCATGACTGTTTATGCACGCCAGTGTTATATATATCACTAGCCTataaatatatgagaaaatataatttagcccatcaaattatcactcattttgaaaaggttttagttcgtttaattttttcttcattttttaatttttttattgggacATAGGACACATGGCATATTTTGATTGGTTTGACGTATCGATCCGTTAGTTTTATGAATGGAATATAGATGCATGTACTATCTCCATATTTACCTATAGGACATGTACCATctatgttacaaaaaaaaaaaaaaatcattaaaattcaGATACCAAAAAGATtgtctctatttcatttgaaataaatgtCTGGATTAAAAGTTGGTGAATCTAAtgtgcaaactttttaaaaaatgccaaCATTGACATTATGTATACTATTAGTCAACCAACTTCAAGTCATAATCATGTAATAAAATACTATACTTCAAATGAATCCTAGTCCCATAAAGTCTAGTACCGTAGAGTCTGGTTTAATTTCATGTTCAACAAGTTATTGCTGCTAAACATCCcacgactctctctctctctctctctctctctctctctctcgtataTGTATGTTCATTAACTTACCCACCATCttaattattcaattatttCAATGTCTCATAAGtcaaatacataaaatatttaattgaaatgaaagttAAAGACGCAAAGTTAAGGTTGAAGCTTTAACTTACATTACACTCCAACATTGACATTATGTATACTATTAGCCGCACCAACTTCAAGTCATAaccatataataaaatattctacttTAAATGAATCCTAGTCCCATAAAGTAGGGCTTCATGTTCAACAAGTTATTGCTGCTAAACATCCcaccacactctctctctctctctctctctctctcgtataTGTACGTTCATTAACTTACCCACCATCTTAATCATTCAATTACTTCAATGTCTTGTAagtcaaaaacataaaatatttaattgaaatgaaagttAAAGATACAAAGCTAAAGTTAAAGCCCGATCTTACATTACACTCCAATATTAAagtattacttattttaaaaatttaaataagaaaattatgatTAATAAACACAGTCAGCTAATCATTTTGGATGGAActattaacttttttattttattttttaaaaacagttAGAACACTAATACCAAAAGAAACCACCAAAAACAGACCACCGACCAGCTTTGCTTAGGAACTTGTGAGAGAACCTCTCAGTGAGAAAAGCCTCTCTCCATCATTCCATGAGACCCTTTATGCCTCTTTCGTGAGTGCATTGGGAGGAGGAAATGGCTTTGTCTCTTTTCTATTCCCTTTCCCCTCCTTTATTCCTatgcactttcttttttcttactttAGTTGCTTTACAATTCTACCTCCTCCTCTGCCACCACTTGCTGGTCCTTTCTCTGCCTTCACCGCCCTCCTTTTCCCTCTACTGTCCCTCTCCCTACCCACATGCCTTTTCTGAATGACATATTTGGGTTTCTGCCATCCACCTGCCACCTTCAACCTCCACCTCCGACGCGCTCCCCTCTCAATAATATTCCCTCACACGTGAGTCTCACGCGCCGCCGAAGTTGCGGACCGATtggttttgttattattttctgttgtttACCGGCTACCCCTATTACAAGTGCCCTTCATTTTGATGTGAAAGGCAAAATAAATCGATGGCTTTTGAGCTTCGTCCGTCGGGCACCCCTTCTGTGGGACATTGGTTGAAAAGCTCATTGTCAAGAGCTCCGTATTTGTATTTTACAGTGCTT from Corylus avellana chromosome ca10, CavTom2PMs-1.0 includes:
- the LOC132163977 gene encoding omega-3 fatty acid desaturase, endoplasmic reticulum-like: MKEPVLEEMENAGGFGNGFHGIPGKDDFDPSAPPPFKIAEIRAAIPKHCWVKNPWMSLSYALRDIFVVVALVAAAIYFDSWTLFPLYWAAQGTMFWAIFVLGHDCGHGSFSDNPELNNVVGHILHSAILVPYHGWRISHRTHHQNHGNVENDESWVPLTEKLYKSLSYSTRLLRFTVPFPLFAYPFYLWSRSPGKQGSHFNPYSKLFTPNERKDVITSTLCWSVMAALLISLSYAIGPIQMLKLYGIPHLIFVMWLDLVTYLHHHGYEQKLPWYRGKEWSYLRGGLTTVDRDYGMFNNIHHDIGTHVIHHLFPQIPHYHLVEATKAAKPVLGKYYREPKRSGPFPIHLIKNLVRSIAEDHYVNDNGDIVYYQTDPELYKSSLSKPD